The genomic segment GCAGATAAGGATCAAAGTAATCGCTTCTCTGTTTACCTCGGCAGTTATTGCCAAGAAGGAACGCTTGAATATGAAAAACTTGGTAATTACAAGGTATATCGAAAGAAAAAATAGCTTTTGAAATGCTGCCCGCGGCAATCATCGGTGGGAACACACAACAAAGGACAACACTTCGAGATGTTGTCTTTTGTTGTGTGTATTCTTGTGAATAATAAAGCCCATCACACTGCGGCTAATGCGCAGAAATAGGGTGGCAACACAAATAGCGATGCTATTTTAAGGTGACGTCCAGATACACCGAATGCCGTCCATAGGTATCATAAAAGGGCTTAAAGTGAACGCCGTCGATCGTAAAGTTCAGCTCCTTAGGGTTTCCTTGAATAGTTTTGCCAAGATCTTCCGCATCTAGAGTGACTTTCCGCCAGTCTTTCCTTGCGGCCGGTTCCTGAGCCGCCAACAATATGGGTCCATAAAACAAGCTTGCAATATTTTGCTGATCCATTACAGGGTCCAGACGAAACTGAAAAGGCATGTGTACGACGATTTCATCACCATCTTTCCAAGTGCGGCTCAATTTGAGGTACGTACCTGGCTGAGCCTTCACATTTTCGGCTTTGCCATTGATCTTGACATCAAACCCCTTGGTCGCCCAGCCCGGTACGCGAACAAAGATGTCAAAATGTCCGTTCCCGTTTATTTTAAGTTTGCTGTGGTCGTCTTTTGGAAAGCTCGTCATCTGCTCAATGGTGACATTACGCGACGTCCAGTTTAAGGTTGATGGGATGAACAAATTGACATAAAGTGCCTTATCATCTTTGCTCCTGTAATAGATGGCAGTCTGAAGTTTCGTACTGCTTTCTATGGCCGTACCATTACAGCAGGTAAACCCCGTCATATCCGGATTGCCAAACTGTTTGACTGAGCCGGGCCGTAGGGGTACGTGATAGGTATTCGCAGGCGTATTCTCGGCTACCGACGCCAGAATATGGTTATACAGTCCGCGCTCATAGTAATCCATATACGCTGCTCGCTGGTCAAAAAGAAACAGATTACCAGTCAATTTCAACATATTATAAGTGGCACAGGTCTCGTTTTGTCCCCCCGCCGCAAAACCGTTTTCATACAGGGTAGCAGGTTCGGCAGTAAACACTTCAGCATTGGCCGGATTGCGGGCTCCCGCCACGCCGCCGATACTATACATATAATCATTGACTGCTTTGTACCAGAAATTGTCCGCCACCTTATAATATTCGGGCATGTTGGATACATCGTACATCACGATACTGCCCACAATCTGGGGTATATGCTGATTGGCATGCAATCCACGGAATGTATCCACATTCTTCGCCAGCCCGTGTGTACGCTGTGCATCGCCAAAAAACACATCGATGTTATCAAACATCTGTGCGGTCTTCAGGTATCTGTCCTGCTTCGTGATACGATATAGATGTGCCATAGTTTCGTTCATACCGCCAAACTCACCTGCAATATAGGTACTCCACATGTTGATCAGCGTATCCTTGGGCAGCCGGCTCAAGCGGACATGCACCCAGTCTGCCATACCTTCGGCAATCTCCAGTGCTTTTTTGTTGCCACTCACTTCGTATACATCCACTAGGCCTGCCAAAATCTTGTGTAAGGTATAGTATGGTGCCCAGATCTGATTTGCCTGTCCACCATATTTAGCCCCTCTTTCGAGCATGATAAACTGGTCAGGAGGATAAGCACTGATGAAACCTTTCCCCCAATTCCAATAATCTGTCCGAATCCCCTGCTCGCTCAGGTCCGAATCATACTCCTGCTTACCGGGCCCCGGTGGTACTTTGGCTGGATCTGAAACGGCAGCAGCCCCGGGTGTTTTAGGTTTGCCGGACAACTGGGAAAGCTCGTACAGTGTATTGACCATGTAGGTCATTTTATCCGCAAACTTCTGCTGGAGCTCCTTATCATAGGCCGTGCCGGCATAAGCCTGGGCGATAGCAGTGAGGTAATGTCCTGTAGCATGCCCGCGGAGCTTGGTATCCTGGCTATCCCACACACCTAAGGGTTTAGCTCCCGCAGGCTGGGCTATACCAAACGCATTGCGGAACATGTAAAGAAAAGAGTTCGGATCGGTTGTTGACAAGGTCCGGATAAACTTATCTCTATTTTCTATAAATTTCGTCTTTTGATTTTGTTCATCCGCTTCCAAAGAGACCTGACTTAAGTCAAAGGGTTCAAGCTTAGCACTTGGTGCTGTCGATTTCTTCGCTCCTCTTACGGTAACAATCGCCTTGGCTTGGAGATCTGTGCCGGGTATACGACCCATCACCGTGTAGCGTCCAGCATCCAATACCGTGCTATTATCGTTTGGCGAAGGCCATAACACACGTACTTTTGGCCCCTTCATTCCATCTTTGTAGGTGCCGTTTACGAAACTTGGCAGCCTCGGCAGCTCACCGATACCAGTCTCGACCTCCACATCCGAAACTGAAAGTAAATAGGCATTGTAAAGCTGTGATTGTGTCAACGGAAAGCTCGGAAGGTCTCCTTCCGTATCCCGTACGTTTACCGCCGTCCGGTTACCCCGCTGGGCACTTTGAAAAATGC from the Sphingobacterium thalpophilum genome contains:
- a CDS encoding beta-L-arabinofuranosidase domain-containing protein produces the protein MKIYKLLIRTIVPICYLCGALSFGHAQSGDQILDGIGETEMVARYLFKGDLKDWSRNNLHARHGSLPKFVNDRRFGKVLSLSGEHNDYVIIPGDALTDMESVSISGWIFLRSNKINQRFFDFGKDADSHFSVAPMGVTEQKGYHALITAGRANTKAAVSAAIDLNKWIYLTIVVDIPSQSLTTYLDGKPVGKSNDIPKELIDVFGTSSGGTKQLYIGKSLLSGDPNLDAMIRDFRIYRVPLTENQVAGIFQSAQRGNRTAVNVRDTEGDLPSFPLTQSQLYNAYLLSVSDVEVETGIGELPRLPSFVNGTYKDGMKGPKVRVLWPSPNDNSTVLDAGRYTVMGRIPGTDLQAKAIVTVRGAKKSTAPSAKLEPFDLSQVSLEADEQNQKTKFIENRDKFIRTLSTTDPNSFLYMFRNAFGIAQPAGAKPLGVWDSQDTKLRGHATGHYLTAIAQAYAGTAYDKELQQKFADKMTYMVNTLYELSQLSGKPKTPGAAAVSDPAKVPPGPGKQEYDSDLSEQGIRTDYWNWGKGFISAYPPDQFIMLERGAKYGGQANQIWAPYYTLHKILAGLVDVYEVSGNKKALEIAEGMADWVHVRLSRLPKDTLINMWSTYIAGEFGGMNETMAHLYRITKQDRYLKTAQMFDNIDVFFGDAQRTHGLAKNVDTFRGLHANQHIPQIVGSIVMYDVSNMPEYYKVADNFWYKAVNDYMYSIGGVAGARNPANAEVFTAEPATLYENGFAAGGQNETCATYNMLKLTGNLFLFDQRAAYMDYYERGLYNHILASVAENTPANTYHVPLRPGSVKQFGNPDMTGFTCCNGTAIESSTKLQTAIYYRSKDDKALYVNLFIPSTLNWTSRNVTIEQMTSFPKDDHSKLKINGNGHFDIFVRVPGWATKGFDVKINGKAENVKAQPGTYLKLSRTWKDGDEIVVHMPFQFRLDPVMDQQNIASLFYGPILLAAQEPAARKDWRKVTLDAEDLGKTIQGNPKELNFTIDGVHFKPFYDTYGRHSVYLDVTLK